A DNA window from Pithys albifrons albifrons isolate INPA30051 chromosome 7, PitAlb_v1, whole genome shotgun sequence contains the following coding sequences:
- the LOC139674704 gene encoding olfactory receptor 14C36-like yields MSNSSSISHFLLLPLADTWQLQLLHLWLFLSISLAALLGNGLIISAVACDHHLHTPMHFFLLNLSLTDLGSSCTTVPKAIHNSLWHTTTISYTGCAAQVFFFVFFMSAEFALLTIMCYDRYVAICKPLHYGTLLDSRACAHMAAAAWASGCLYSLLHTAHTFSLPLCQGNALSQFFCEEPQILKLSCSHSYLRKFGIFVASFFLFMGCFIFIVFSYVQIFRAVLRIPSEQGRHKAFSTCLPHLAVVSLFISTASFACLKPPSMSSPSLDLVMALLYAVLPPALNPLIYSLRNQELKDAMRKMITRCF; encoded by the coding sequence ATGTcgaacagcagctccatcagccacttcctcctcctgccattggcagacacgtggcagctgcagctcctgcacttgtggctcttcctgagcatctccctggctgccctcctgggcaacggcctcatcatcagcgccgtagcctgcgaccaccacctgcacacccccatgcacttcttcctgctcaacctgtccctcacagacctgggctccagctgcaccactgtccccaaagccattcacaactccctctggcacaccacaaccatctcctacacgggatgtgctgcacaggtctttttctttgtcttcttcatgtCAGCAGAGTTtgccctcctcaccatcatgtgctacgaccgctacgttgccatctgcaaacccctgcactacgggaccctcctggacagcagagcttgtgcccacatggcagcagctgcctgggccagtggctgtctctactctctgctgcacacagcccatacattttccctgcccctgtgccagggcaatgccctgagccagttcttctgtgaagagccccagatcctcaagctctcctgttcacactcctacctcaggaaatttgggatttttgtggctagtttttttttatttatgggatgtttcattttcatagttttctcctatgtgcagatcttcagagctgtgctgaggatcccctctgagcagggacggcacaaagccttttccacgtgcctccctcacctggccgtggtctccctgtttatcAGCACTGCCTCATTTGCTtgcctgaagcctccctccatgtcctccccatccctggacctgGTGATGGCACTTCTGTATGCggtgctgcctccagcactgaatcccctcatctacagcctgaggaaccaggagctgaaggatgcTATGAGGAAAATGATAACTAGATGCTTTTAA